A stretch of Numida meleagris isolate 19003 breed g44 Domestic line unplaced genomic scaffold, NumMel1.0 unplaced_Scaffold505, whole genome shotgun sequence DNA encodes these proteins:
- the LOC110391784 gene encoding feather keratin Cos1-1/Cos1-3/Cos2-1-like gives MKDQYKRQLNSQLSHPLLLPHSPWEPDMSCYSQCVPCRPCGPTPLASSCNEPCVRQCQNSTIVIEPSPVVVTLPGPILSSFPQNTVVGSSTSAAVGSILSSEGVPITSGGFNLSGFGSGFCGRRCPPC, from the exons ATGAAGGACCAGTATAAAAGGCAGCTCAattcccagctctctcatccaCTTCTCTTGCCTCATTCTCCTTGGGAACCAG ATATGTCCTGCTACAGTCAGTGTGTGCCATGCCGGCCCTGCGGCCCCACCCCTCtggccagcagctgcaatgAGCCCTGTGTCAGGCAGTGCCAGAACTCCACCATCGTCATCGAGCCCTCTCCCGTGGTGGTGACCCTGCCCGgacccatcctcagctccttcccgcAGAACACTGTTGTGGGATCCTCCACCTccgctgctgttggcagcatcctcagctctgagGGCGTGCCCATCACCTCGGGAGGCTTTAACTTGTCTGGCTTTGGTAGTGGCTTCTGTGGCAGAAGGTGCCCGCCCTGCTAA